acaCATAGTACCACTTCCACAGTGGCGTAACCACATTTCTCTCGTCTTCTCTCCGATAGCCCTGTGAAACCAGAGGACATGGACTGGTCTGAGCTATACCCAGAGTTCTTCGCTCCACTGCCTCAAAATCAGAGCCATGATGACCCAaaggataagaaagaaaagagagctcAGGCTCAAGTGGAGTTTGCAGACATAGGCTGTGGCTATGGCGGCCTGTTAGGTAACACTCTGGCCCTCTCTCTGGGGCAAGGAGAGGCAGTGCCTAGGTTCTGCCACCTCAGCAGGTTTGCTGGGGGCCATAGTTGGCCTTTCCCCTTCGGACCAGACACTGCTTGCTGTGACATCGTTGTGAAGAACCTCCACCTTCCCTCTACTCTGGGTCTGTGGCCTTCGcccaggagaagggagggggctgCCTCAAAGCCTCTTAGAACTTGAGTTGTCTTGGTCTGGCCCCGCTTCTGGCTCTGGTCCCTACATGAGCCGTTTCACCTGCCAGGTGCCGGGTCAGTGAGCTGGTCAGCACAAGCGTCAGAGATTAGTCGCTGTGGCCAATGATCCTGAACTGTCTTTCTCGGGGATTccacccctctctcccttcccccttcctcaCCAGAACtcattccttctccaagatacTATTTTCAGATTTCTCTTATATCGTCTGTGTTGTCCCAGCCATGCATGCTAGACCTCCTTCTCTATGTCGAGCTCTTCCATGGAAATAGCAGCATGAGAGAGAGGAAGAGCATAGTACTTGGTGGCGGGAAACCACGGTTCCAAGTTCCAGTTCTGCCTCTTCTTAGCTCTGTGGCTTCAGCCATTTCCCACACTCAGTTTTATCATCTTTGCAGTTTACCACATAATGTCATGAGAATTAAGTGAGACAATGTGTGGAAACACTGTGAAGACTTTAAAGCATGTGCGAAGACATGTGTATTGCCAGGCCTTCCCACTTCCGGTTCTGGTGACAATTTTGGGGTGTCCCTCAGCCTTTTCAGCACAGAGCTATCCATAGAGGTAGCTCTCTGGCCACACTTTCCGTTCCTGATTTGGGTAATTGCTGATTGAGGCTTCCTTTCCCATGTTGACCCCGCTGTACATCCTGTAAGGATGaggttgattttatttctgtgtccAGTGGAACTGTCACCGCTGTTCCCAGACACGCTGATTCTGGGTCTGGAGATCCGGGTGAAAGTCTCAGACTATGTACAAGACCGGATCCGGGCCCTGCGAGCCGCTCCTGGAGGTGGTTTCCAGAACATCGCCTGTCTCCGCAGCAATGCCATGAAGCACCTTCCTAACTTCTTCCACAAGGGCCAGGTGGGGCCGGGCCCCAGGGGGTTAGGCTGGTAAGCAGGTGGGGTGTGGAGGCCAGGCTCTCACCATCCTGTTGGTGCTCATCTGTCTCACAGCTGACAAAGATGTTCTTCCTCTTCCCTGACCCACATTTCAAGCGGACGAAGCACAAGTGGCGAATCATCAGTCCCACACTGCTGGCAGAATATGCCTACGTGCTGAGAGTTGGGGTGAGTCGAGAGCAGGAGGGAGGACGGGGTGAGGGGTCTAATAAGGGGCCTTCCAACCGAGAATTCAGTGGGGGTTTGTTGGGGGCTCACCACCATCCCCATCACCCTGCTGCTCGACCGCTCGCAGCGCCCCCTCCAGAGTGACTTTGCCTGTGCAGGGGCTGGTGTACACCATAACTGACGTGCTGGAGCTGCATGAGTGGATGTGCACCCACTTTGAAGGGCACCCCTTGTTTGAGCGTGTGCCTCTGGAGGAGCTGGTAAGTAGGGAGCCTAAGAGAAACTGTGGAGAGTTACGGAAAGATCCTTGCCAGAGTGGTTCTGTCTTCTTTGAATCCAGCTTAATGCccagaggatgggatgaatgTCTAGGGACCAGGGCAATCTGAAAGATGGGCGAGGACTTACTGGACCCTTCCTTCTCCCAGAGTGAAGACCCCATTGTGGGACATCTGGGCACCTCAACCGAGGAGGGAAAGAAAGTTCTACGCAATGGAGGAAAGAACTTCCCAGCCATCTTCCGAAGAATACAGGATCCCGCCCTCCCGGCAGTGACTCCCACTCCTACCCCTCCTGGTCACTGACTTTGCCTTTGCCTTAGTGGAACCCCATATTTGGGGGACTGGAAAGGAGATCAGGCCCTTGGACCTTCCCAGCCAAGCCTGCTACAGAGAGAGCAGGCAGCAGTCTCTCAAGTTGAAGAGCTGCCCAGGGCAGGACCCTGGAGTTCAGGACTGCCCCAGACGCCTCTTACCTTCTTGCCCTTCCAGTGGCAGCAGAAACCCAAAGCAGCTGACTGGGAAGGTCAAAAGACCTTGGACCAGAAGGGATCCTTGGAAAGAAGTGGAGACTTGCTCTTCCTTAGCACTCCCTTCTCCTAGGAGCTCTCCTTCTCAGCTGGAGTGAGGAATGCAGTTCTCCACTGTCCATCTACACTGCCTGCTAGACTCAGatcacctgcctgctcatgtttGCTTTATGGTTCTGAGGgtaacatgtatgtgtgtgcacataacATGCTATGTTTTTGAGGAAAGGCTAGAGTGTGTATCACTCCCATCCTCTCCCTGCCTAAGACTTGACCTGGGGAATTCGTGTTCCCTTTGTTCTTGCTGTCTCTGGAGATCCTGGGTGTGGTGGTGGAGACCCCCTGCCTTCTCCTGTTGACCTTTGCTTTAATTTCAGAGCTGACTGACTAGCGCTGAACCTgcttggggagggaggggggcgggAGTAAGGAGCAAAGAGCTGAACTGGGGAGGATTCTGAGGCTAAAAGTGGAAAGGGGCTGCTGACTagaaccgccccccccccccccacacacacacacacaggagactGCGTCAGCTGGAGAGTCAGAACTCTAGCTCCTCAAAGAGTAAGAGGCAGAAGAGGCACAGCTGGAGCTCTCAGATTCTTGCCTCATTGGGCTGCACCTTTTCTGTACCTGAGAGCCCTTGTTCTGTccaggagcccagaaaaatctCTCAACTTTTCTAGTTTGCAATAAGTTTCTTCATTTCTGCTCCTCAAGTCTCATATTCCTATGGCTGGTAGGACAGGGCTTGTTGACCCAAAAGACCAACCCCGTCTCCTCAAGGAATAAAAATGAAGGCTCCTGAAACCATTTTAACCCATGATCCCACCTGCCCTCTGTCCAGTTGGGAGCGGGGCGGGGAAGGGGGCGGCGGCCGTCGCAGGGATAGGGGCAGGGGGAGCCATGTGGCAGTGTAGAAAAATTCTGCTCAGGTACAGAAAATGTGCAGCCCTAAGAGGCAAGAATCTGAGGAGAGCTCCAGCTGTGCCTCTTCCGGCTCTTAACTCCTTGAGGAGCTGGAGGTCGGGGAATTCCTGAGGAGGGCCCcagggcgggggggcggggatggtggtagtggtggtggagCGGGCCGAGCTCCCTGGGGAAGTGGTGGGAACACCAGAGACCGAGTCTGTATCTTGGTCAACTAAACCTCACCAAATAGACTTTCTGAGGAAGAGATCTTTAGGCTGATGGACTAGGGCACCAGcccaggagaaactgaggcaagcCTCGCCTCCCGAGAGGGTCATGGTAACATGAGACCCAAGGGAGCTGCCTTGGCCGCTCCAGCCCCGCCTGCTGTTTCTGGGTGCTAATCCCCAGCATTGACCACTCAGGAGAGAGGATTGGCTGAGGAGCTCGGGGAGGGGGCGTCGCCACTACCGCGCCCAAGTGTTAAATAGAGGCCGGgcaagatgctctggaggagcgAGCTTTGGTGGGTTCCGCAGCCAGACCATGACCCAGACCCTCAAATTTGCATCCAGAGTGTTCCATCGCGTCCGCTGTCCTGAGCTGGGCGCCTCACTGGGCTCCAGAGGCTCCGAGTCAGCGCCCCGGGTTTTGGCGGACATCCCAGGCCCCTCCACGCCCGGCTTCCTTGCGGAGCTTTTCTGCAAAGGGGGGCTGTCACGGCTACACGAGCTGCAGGTAGAATGGGGCGCCGTTCCCACGACTGAAAGCTGGGGAGGTTGGCTTCCACAAACCCTAGTGCAGAACGTAGCAAGGAGGGCCGGTGGGAACGGATGCCCATGCGTTACGGAAAAGACGAAGTTGGGACTGGGGCCGGTGGCTCCCGAGACGCGGAGTCCTCTGGATACCCCGCGGAGGAGTGCGTTCAAAACGCCCCTTCTCGCGATGCAGGCGTCTGGAGGCTCGCAGATCCAGAACAAGTGCGCGGGAGGCGGGACTCTCTTAAAGCTAGTACGCTCCTATACCTTCAGGAGGGGCTCATCCTAAGATGAACAGTCCACGGGAGGAGACTTTAGGGATTTATCCGCCCAGGTGGTGAAAGAGAGGTGCTGAAAGTCAGCTTTGCGCCCAGCTTCTCCGTTTTGCCCATCACACCCAGACTTACTAGGGATGGGGagtgagggaaaggagaggggtTTGCAGCATCAGAGCCATACACCACTTGGGAGCAGAAGCTCCCCTTTTCATACCCGAAACAGCGCCCTTGGAGTTGGCGCAGGCCAAGCCGGGACCTCCCGGCCCGGATCTCCAGGTCCGC
This window of the Bos taurus isolate L1 Dominette 01449 registration number 42190680 breed Hereford chromosome 5, ARS-UCD2.0, whole genome shotgun sequence genome carries:
- the METTL1 gene encoding tRNA (guanine-N(7)-)-methyltransferase isoform X1, with amino-acid sequence MAGTETGDAAGTEAPQPQKRYYRQRAHSNPMADHTLRYPVKPEDMDWSELYPEFFAPLPQNQSHDDPKDKKEKRAQAQVEFADIGCGYGGLLGNTLALSLGQGEAVPRFCHLSRFAGGHSWPFPFGPDTACCDIVVKNLHLPSTLVELSPLFPDTLILGLEIRVKVSDYVQDRIRALRAAPGGGFQNIACLRSNAMKHLPNFFHKGQLTKMFFLFPDPHFKRTKHKWRIISPTLLAEYAYVLRVGGLVYTITDVLELHEWMCTHFEGHPLFERVPLEELSEDPIVGHLGTSTEEGKKVLRNGGKNFPAIFRRIQDPALPAVTPTPTPPGH
- the METTL1 gene encoding tRNA (guanine-N(7)-)-methyltransferase isoform X2, coding for MAGTETGDAAGTEAPQPQKRYYRQRAHSNPMADHTLRYPVKPEDMDWSELYPEFFAPLPQNQSHDDPKDKKEKRAQAQVEFADIGCGYGGLLGNTLALSLGQGEAVPRFCHLSRFAGGHSWPFPFGPDTACCDIVVKNLHLPSTLVELSPLFPDTLILGLEIRVKVSDYVQDRIRALRAAPGGGFQNIACLRSNAMKHLPNFFHKGQLTKMFFLFPDPHFKRTKHKWRIISPTLLAEYAYVLRVGSEDPIVGHLGTSTEEGKKVLRNGGKNFPAIFRRIQDPALPAVTPTPTPPGH
- the METTL1 gene encoding tRNA (guanine-N(7)-)-methyltransferase, which translates into the protein MAGTETGDAAGTEAPQPQKRYYRQRAHSNPMADHTLRYPVKPEDMDWSELYPEFFAPLPQNQSHDDPKDKKEKRAQAQVEFADIGCGYGGLLVELSPLFPDTLILGLEIRVKVSDYVQDRIRALRAAPGGGFQNIACLRSNAMKHLPNFFHKGQLTKMFFLFPDPHFKRTKHKWRIISPTLLAEYAYVLRVGGLVYTITDVLELHEWMCTHFEGHPLFERVPLEELSEDPIVGHLGTSTEEGKKVLRNGGKNFPAIFRRIQDPALPAVTPTPTPPGH